The following coding sequences lie in one Musa acuminata AAA Group cultivar baxijiao chromosome BXJ1-8, Cavendish_Baxijiao_AAA, whole genome shotgun sequence genomic window:
- the LOC135589229 gene encoding probable peroxidase 61, with protein sequence MWCSRERLLVLVVLGLWATCSHVAEGGTKLPLNGLVLHYYSKNTQCTKAEKLITRAVRKAWVNDRSITPALLRVVYSDCFIKGCDASILLDGKGSEKEAPQNAGLRGFDVIDAIKHKLESKCPGVVSCADILHLATRDAVALAGGWKYPVFTGRRDGYESDAKMVDLPPPSISWDDALSYFKSRGLDVLDLGTLLGAHTMGVTHCRYVHDRIYNFNDTGLPDDQMDCRFARQLSKTCPYRYAPDQSDPTVFLNPHSGGNFTFESSYYSRVLDNQAVLGIDQQFLASKDGVRIASEFAYEFDDFSRYFALAISRMGSIGVLTGSKGEIRRNCRFTNAHYPKSK encoded by the exons ATGTGGTGCAGCAGAGAGCGGCTTCTAGTGCTCGTGGTGCTCGGCTTATGGGCGACGTGCTCGCACGTAGCGGAGGGCGGCACCAAGTTGCCTTTGAATGGCCTGGTGCTCCATTACTACAGTAAGAATACGCAGTGCACCAAGGCAGAGAAGCTGATAACGAGAGCGGTTCGCAAGGCGTGGGTGAACGACCGGTCCATTACTCCCGCTCTCCTCCGCGTCGTCTACTCCGACTGCTTCATTAAG GGTTGTGACGCTTCGATTCTATTGGATGGGAAGGGATCGGAGAAGGAGGCACCACAGAACGCGGGATTGAGGGGGTTTGACGTCATCGACGCGATCAAGCACAAGTTGGAGTCCAAATGCCCCGGCGTTGTGTCGTGCGCCGACATACTCCACCTCGCCACCAGGGATGCAGTGGCATTG GCAGGAGGATGGAAGTACCCAGTCTTCACCGGAAGAAGGGACGGGTATGAATCGGATGCGAAGATGGTTGACCTGCCACCACCCTCCATCTCTTGGGATGATGCCCTCTCATATTTCAAGTCTCGCGGTCTCGATGTGCTCGATCTTGGGACTCTCCTAG GTGCTCACACCATGGGAGTGACTCACTGCCGGTACGTCCACGACAGGATCTACAACTTCAACGACACAGGACTGCCCGACGACCAGATGGACTGCAGGTTCGCAAGACAACTATCGAAGACGTGCCCATACAGGTACGCACCGGACCAATCCGATCCGACCGTGTTCCTAAACCCACACTCCGGCGGCAACTTCACCTTCGAGAGCTCCTACTACTCCCGGGTGCTCGACAACCAAGCCGTGCTCGGGATAGATCAGCAGTTCCTCGCATCCAAGGATGGCGTGCGCATCGCCAGCGAGTTCGCTTACGAGTTCGACGACTTCAGCCGCTACTTCGCCCTGGCCATCAGCCGGATGGGCAGCATCGGGGTGTTGACCGGAAGTAAGGGGGAGATAAGGCGTAACTGCAGGTTCACGAATGCTCATTACCCGAAGTCCAAGTGA
- the LOC135581403 gene encoding hydroxyacylglutathione hydrolase 2, mitochondrial-like isoform X1, producing the protein MFLLSSVSSFSRLSSSHRPAMLAKASSLMASFSCSSPRRMRGQPSIWTNMRKQWFGKKILYGFGTLIVKPVKVLHGANHLLDLPPSFCNITSMASSLQIELVQCLQDNYAYLLHDIDTGTVGVVDPSEAVPVINALERKNQSLTYILNTHHHYDHTGGNMELKARYGAKVIGSAKDKDRIPGIDIALHDGETWMFAGYQVHVLETPGHTKGHVSFYFPGCKAIFTGDTLFSLSCGKLFEGDPDQMFSSLRKIVSLPDDTDVYCGHEYTLSNAKFALSIEPNNEALQEYAADVARLRSKKLPTIPTTIEKEKQCNPFLRTFSPEIRQKLNIPLAASDAQALGIIRRAKDNF; encoded by the exons ATGTTCCTTCTTTCCTCCGTTTCGTCTTTTAGCAGACTCTCGTCTTCTCACCGACCGGCGATGCTCGCGAAGGCGTCCTCCTTGATGGCTTCCTTCTCCTGCTCTTCTCCGAGGAGG ATGAGAGGGCAACCCAGCATATGGACAAATATGAGAAAACAATGGTTTGGGAAAAAAATACTTTATGGCTTTGGAACACTAATTGTCAAACCTGTCAAAGTTTTGCATGGAGCTAATCATTTGTTGGATCTCCCTCCTTCCTTTTGCAATATTACCTCTATGGCATCCTCATTGCAAATTGAATTG GTGCAATGCCTTCAAGACAATTACGCTTATCTTTTGCATGACATAGATACAGGAACAGTCGGAGTAGTAGATCCTTCTGAAGCTGTACCTGTTATAAATGCATTGGAACGCAAAAATCAAAGCTTAACTTATATACTTAACACTCATCATCACTATGATCATACTGGTGGAAACATGGAGCTCAAAGCAAGGTATGGTGCAAAG GTGATTGGTTCTGCCAAAGACAAGGATAGAATTCCTGGCATAGACATAGCCTTGCATGATGGAGAAACATGGATGTTTGCAGGCTACCAGGTTCATGTGTTGGAGACCCCTGGGCATACAAAAG GTCACGTGAGCTTTTACTTCCCTGGATGTAAAGCAATATTTACTGGTGACACCTTGTTTAGCTTATCATGCGGCAAACTTTTTGAAGGAGACCCAGATCAG ATGTTTTCATCACTTCGTAAAATTGTGTCTTTACCGGATGACACAGATGTATACTGTGGTCATGAGTACACTCTG AGCAATGCTAAGTTTGCCTTGTCCATAGAACCCAACAATGAAGCACTACAGGAGTATGCAGCAGATGTTGCTCGTCTTCGCAGTAAAAAGCTGCCAACG ATTCCAACAACGATAGAGAAGGAAAAACAGTGTAATCCATTTCTGCGCACCTTTAGTCCTGAGATCCGCCAAAAGTTGAATATTCCACTTGCTGCAAGTGATGCACAAGCCTTGGGCATCATTCGCCGAGCAAAGGATAACTTTTAA
- the LOC135581403 gene encoding probable hydroxyacylglutathione hydrolase 2, chloroplastic isoform X2, with the protein MRGQPSIWTNMRKQWFGKKILYGFGTLIVKPVKVLHGANHLLDLPPSFCNITSMASSLQIELVQCLQDNYAYLLHDIDTGTVGVVDPSEAVPVINALERKNQSLTYILNTHHHYDHTGGNMELKARYGAKVIGSAKDKDRIPGIDIALHDGETWMFAGYQVHVLETPGHTKGHVSFYFPGCKAIFTGDTLFSLSCGKLFEGDPDQMFSSLRKIVSLPDDTDVYCGHEYTLSNAKFALSIEPNNEALQEYAADVARLRSKKLPTIPTTIEKEKQCNPFLRTFSPEIRQKLNIPLAASDAQALGIIRRAKDNF; encoded by the exons ATGAGAGGGCAACCCAGCATATGGACAAATATGAGAAAACAATGGTTTGGGAAAAAAATACTTTATGGCTTTGGAACACTAATTGTCAAACCTGTCAAAGTTTTGCATGGAGCTAATCATTTGTTGGATCTCCCTCCTTCCTTTTGCAATATTACCTCTATGGCATCCTCATTGCAAATTGAATTG GTGCAATGCCTTCAAGACAATTACGCTTATCTTTTGCATGACATAGATACAGGAACAGTCGGAGTAGTAGATCCTTCTGAAGCTGTACCTGTTATAAATGCATTGGAACGCAAAAATCAAAGCTTAACTTATATACTTAACACTCATCATCACTATGATCATACTGGTGGAAACATGGAGCTCAAAGCAAGGTATGGTGCAAAG GTGATTGGTTCTGCCAAAGACAAGGATAGAATTCCTGGCATAGACATAGCCTTGCATGATGGAGAAACATGGATGTTTGCAGGCTACCAGGTTCATGTGTTGGAGACCCCTGGGCATACAAAAG GTCACGTGAGCTTTTACTTCCCTGGATGTAAAGCAATATTTACTGGTGACACCTTGTTTAGCTTATCATGCGGCAAACTTTTTGAAGGAGACCCAGATCAG ATGTTTTCATCACTTCGTAAAATTGTGTCTTTACCGGATGACACAGATGTATACTGTGGTCATGAGTACACTCTG AGCAATGCTAAGTTTGCCTTGTCCATAGAACCCAACAATGAAGCACTACAGGAGTATGCAGCAGATGTTGCTCGTCTTCGCAGTAAAAAGCTGCCAACG ATTCCAACAACGATAGAGAAGGAAAAACAGTGTAATCCATTTCTGCGCACCTTTAGTCCTGAGATCCGCCAAAAGTTGAATATTCCACTTGCTGCAAGTGATGCACAAGCCTTGGGCATCATTCGCCGAGCAAAGGATAACTTTTAA